AGACGCCTGCACTACTTCACTAGGCATTAGAGAAGCTGCGGTCTGCGCTCAAGCTATCCTCCTTCAAAgccctcggccaagagatcaaCATCGCCAACTACCGCTACGTCGCCATCGGGTTTATGAGGAAGTTCCTTGGAAGATGACTCCCTTGATCGACAGGCCGGACACACAACAGCAGTGGCCCTGAACTGCTACGCGCGTGAGTTCGTGACAGGCGCAGGCAAGGTTCACGTATACTACGCATTTGCGCATACTAGCGCGCAGTGGCATTGCCTGCTCTGCGTTAGTGCTAATCTTACACCTGATCAAGACATTGAGATGACTGCCCCCAATGACATGATCGCGGATAGCATTGCGGCGCGACGCGACCAGGCCCTCCGACTGCAGAACCTCTCCAGGCCATCATACAGACGGCCAAGCCCAAGTTGCGCCCACACTAAGAGCAAGCCATCTAGTCTGTTGCGTCTGGCAACGGTGACACCATCTACGTCGCTAGTACTGGCACCGGAAAGAGCGTCGCTTTTCTTCTGCCCCCTAAGATGGCCCCTACCGGAACGACGATCCTCGTCATCCCCTTGAAAGCCCTCTAGGCTGAAATAATGGAGAGGTTCCGCCGAAGCCAAGTCACGGCTAGGATCTAGGAATCCGACTGAGAGGATTCTGTGCAGAACACGACGTCGGTCATCATCGTCAGCCCTGAGCGCCTCGGCCACCCCCAGTGGAAGTCCCTCGTGGAAAAGCTTGCCAGCAACTTCAAGCTCGACTTGGTTgtggtcgacgaggcgcaCCTGGCACTTGCAGCCACTGATAGCATCGCCTCCTCCGCGTCGGTGCCAATCTCACCCCCGACCAAGACGTTGAAATGACGGCACCGGAGGACATGATTGCCGAGAGCATTGCGGCGCGACATGACCAGGCCATCCGACTCCAAAACTTCACCGCTGTAGGCGTCTCTCAAGCAGCCGCCGTCAAGCTTTATTACTCTGTCCACCCTGCATTTAATGGAGTAGGACCCATACTCTATAGCAGTAGTTCTCTCATTCGCCAACATCTGGCAGCAAGATAACTACTCGGTGGCTTAGATGACTGAAAGTCCGAACAGATGCAGACACCGTCCCGAAAGCTGGCCTTCCAAGCCCATCCCACCCCGGTTCACCCCGTTAAGCTCATTTCCCCTAGTTTGGTGGCTTCTCTAACGCTCCTAGAGCCTGGACTTTTCGGAAGCAAGTGGTCTGACCTTCGTGAGAAGTCGACTTCAAGATTCTTGTCGAACTATTTGACCATGATGATTACAGAAGGGTGGGAAACTATTGGCTACCAGCGGGTCAAACATTGGTGTCTATACTGACTTTCCACAGAAGTGATTCAGAGCTTTCTATCCGTTTCCCATCGATTCTAACCTATTTTCTGCTTTCTTCTCACCCACACCTCCTGGTCCGCGTTTGCCGTCGCAGCTTTGGATCCCCCCGTCTCTGCGATGTCCCGCAACTGGACCTCCCAAACACCCAGCTTGTACCTCGCGCGGTCTGCCATCCCAGAGAAGAGGTCAAACGACCACCCATGCTTCGGGCAGGTCAGGCCCGCACTCAAGACCATGCCGAAATCCTCAATGTCGAACGGGGTGCCATGCGATAAAGGATATGAGGAGTGTGGGCATTTCTGACGAGGGTTGGGTCAACATCTGCATGTTCCAAGATTGGCGTTCAAGCTTTCAGCATCGACCGATAAGACTTACATGATCGACGGCGTGAAACTTGCCCTTGTATCTAAAGACAAGAACCTGCTCCTTTAGATCCCCTTCCAGCTCGGCGTAGTTCAGGACGTCGGGGGCCATCAGCACCTCGGTGCTCTGCGTGCTGTCCGACTTGGGCACGTGGAAGACCTTGCACCCCGGCTTCAGGTCCGCATCGCAGAACCGGAGCTCCGAGAGGTTGCCCTCGTCAGCCCCGAGGTCGGGGAACGAGGAGctgaggccggcgaggaaccATCCTGCTTCTGACCGAGATCGGGCCCTGAATGAGCTCATCGCCAGAGAGCGTGAGAGGTTGATGGTGAGCGGTAAGCCAGCAACAGGGGTGAGTGGTGGAAACGACCACAAAGTCAACTCGGTAGactgctgatgatgatgatgatgtatttAACGTCCAGAGTAAAAGGGACGTGCCGGGCGGTACCGACATGGTCTATCCTAATCTAAACTATTTTacaggctgccgtcttcacctaacGTTCCTGGTCAATGACTCGGGCAGATTTCGGAAAAGAAATTGGTCGCCTCCATCCATtcgcacagaagagaagctccCTGCGTAGTACCTAGCAGAAAATCTATGCTTGCCTTCGCCATACGTCGGCGGAGATGCCGCGGGGTGGCCTTACGGCCACGCTTGCAGAAGTAGAAGTGTACTGGGGTTTTGCGTCTTCCGCAACTGCAGTGAAGTAGTGCGTCTTGGTGGGCAAATCTCTCGTGGTACGCTGCAAAGTCTCCATGATGCGATCTTGCCGCATATAGCCTTCCtagcagatgccgaggaaggcgaagttcggggggcttgggatgaggacttatcccaaggtcggcatactgccgagggcagattgacggccatctcctagCGAAAGCCTGCAGATCGGCTGCTCTGGACTCCCGCTTCAGGTGCGCCAATGtaggctgtggctgtgattctggggtttgtctgcaggcctccttggcaagagcgtctgcttcctcgtttcCAGCTATTCCCGTGTGTCCAGGGCACCACCAAATGTATACCCTGCcaggcatcgtccagcttgtccgTCCTCTCTGTGCCCAAGAGGCGGAGAGCTCACTAAAGGCCCTAAACCTAGCCTGGCTGCTTCCTGGGCTCCGGGTGACGAGTCtggctgcgactgcgaggtTATCGAGGCAGATGTGAACATTGtctgccatccgcgccgtgggAGACCTCATGGCTTCCAGTAGGCCCCGGAAAGcggcttgcgcttctgcgtcaaagacctccgTCTGGTGGCCGAGCGGCTCTGATCCTCGGAAGATCTGCCGTGTGGCCTGGTACCCAACCCagcctgctccggcggcggttctgcTACCGTCCACCATTAGGGAACCGTCAGTATAGACAACAATGTCCCGCTTTGAGAATGTTCCCAGTCTACCTGTAAAGGCGGTGGCCAGTtcatccttggtcttccttgGTTCATAGCCGACCATGCTCAGGGCTGTGTGCCAGTCGGCTGAGCGCTCCCAAGGCGGTAGCTCTAGCGGGTCGATGTATTCGGCATTTCTCTCGATAAGGCTTGCCATTCGCCGCAGTCTTGAGTCCGGTCCGGGCCTGTCTCCGAGCCTCGTTCGGAGGGGGTGTCgatcgtcaaggcgatgGATCCTTACAGAGGCTTTATGGAGCTTCGCATCTAGCATCACCTCTGctgggggcagggcagcttcACGCTGTAGGATCAGTACAGGCGTCGTTCTATACACAGGAAGTGCAGCTCGAATAGCCTTGGCCTGCGTAATATCAAGTTGGTTGAGTAGGCCGTTGACCCCGTTCGAGGCGATGTGCCCATTCTTGATCCGATTCCTGCCCGGCCACCATGCCTCTGATGCATAGTACTGAATGGGCAATACGCAGGAGGCAAtagcacggcgcagcaggtgtGCCGGCGCGCCCCAGGCGGTGTTCCCTAGTCCCCGTAGTCCGTTGACCACTTGGCATGCTTTGGCGCAGTGGCCTTTCACATGGTTCTTGAAAGTGAGTCTCCGGTCGAAGTGGACCCCAAGCCACCGTAGTGAGGCCCCTTGATTGACGGCCTGAACTGTGTGCTGTCTCCCGTCCAACAGTCTGACGGTTATTGGCGGGTTTGTATTTTTTGGTCTCttggtgaagtggatgagctcgGATTTATCGGTGTCGAAAGTGATGCCCTCTAACGCCCCCcattcttgggcttcttcccattctttCGCTAGCAGAGCACAATTGTCCTCTAGTGAGGTTGAGCTTGCCATGATGgcaatgtcgtcggcgtagcCAAATCGAGACCGCTTCCTGCCTGGATGAACAGTGCCCAGCTTGAATAAGGGTTCGATGTAaagcatgaagaggatgggggaCACGGGCGAGCCCTGTGGTAGCCCACACtcaaggtcgaagacgtccccCATCTCTCCGTCTAGTCTtattcttgctcttctcccgaGGACGAAACTCGAGACCCACCGCACGAGGTTCTCCGGCCATCCTTGGcatcggaggcgtcggatcAGCCTCCCTGGCAGCACAGCGTCGAAGGCCCCTCTGATGTCGAGCGTAAGCATAGAGGTGACAAGACCTCTTTGCCAGGCACACTCGATATCGTGgatggccgcggcgatgaggtcgctACAcgagcggagggggagggccccGAACTGTTGGTCGTGCAGTACCCGGAACTTGACTGTGATCCAGGCAAGCCTTCTTGCGACAAGTCTCTCCAAGCCTTTTCCGAGCACAGACAACAGCGCGATTGGTCTATACGAGCGCGGGAGcgccctgtctctcttgcccGGCTTAGGCAGGATGACTAGGATAGCTTCTTTGAAACAGGTGGGATGCCAGCCCTCGCATACGCATCCGCTGTAGAGCCGGAAGACGATATCCTCGATAACGGGCCACGCTGTCTTGAGGACGGCCGTTGTGATTCCGTCGGACCCGGGGGTGGTGCTTCTCGCAGAGAAGATTGACGTTTGTACCTCGTCTTTTGTAACATGCGGGAAAGGAAGATTGGCTTCCAGGCGAGGTCCTGGGCTCTCTGCTGGTATGTCCGTGGAGATAGCAGCATTTCtgaggaggacgcgggcgaACAGatcccgcttctccttcggctGTGAGATGAGCGCGGTTGGATTGCTCCCATCCCGGAGTGGAGGGGTCTGGAAGGATCCCTTAGCCTTCTGCCACCCGACCATTTCAAACACGTCTTTGCCAGTGGAGGCTGCGGCGATCTTTCCTCTCCAGTACGTGTCCTTAGAGCGCCGCAGCTGATGGAGAAAGTCCTGTTTCAGAGCGTCCTCCTCGTTTCGCTCCCATTGACAATCTATTCCCAAGGCGCAGAGTCTTGCCACAGTTGCTCTCTTGGTCGTGTAGGCTCGGTGTTTTCGCCTGCAGTTCTCGTCCCAGTATGGTCTCCCAGGTCCTCTGCCAAGCGCACGCCTTGTAGAAGCCGTAAGCGCTTCTACAAGGCAATCTGTGAGCTGCTGTGCTAGCATGTCCAGAGCCTGTGGGTCTCTTGCGTTGCTTGCAGTATGGCGCATGGGATGTATATTTCGCtgaaggatgtcgaggaagagcttctcgtccatcgtgTCAAGCCGGAACCTCCCCGGGGTTGGGTCGACCGGATCGGTTAGGGCCAAGGGGACCCGGGTCAGCAGGCTTTCGTGGTCTGACGTTGTGTGTAGGGACGTTTCTATGCTGGTGGATGCCCCGTGGAGGCTGCCGGACGCCCAGCATAGGTCTAACGTGTTGCCGTCCTTATGTGTGGCTTCACCTATCGGCGAcaggaggacaaggccaacggtTTCTGTCCATTCCACCAGGTCATCAGcgtccgaggagctggtcgcctCGGGTTGCCAGGTCCAATGATGGAGGTTGAAATCCCCCGCGACCAACACACGTTCCTGGTGTCCGGGTTGCCAGGCTGTTATGATATCCCTAATCGCTTGGCCTGGTCGCAGCGAGCCACAAGGGGCGTTGTACACGTTGATGACTGTGAGAACTTTCCGCTTTCCCGCCAGGAGTTGTAGGAAGAGCAGGTCtgtggatgggctgggcAGCGGGCGTGTTTGTACGCCCCGTAGTCCCGTTCCTCTGCGGAGGTAGGTGAGCACCCTGGGTCTGTCTTCAACCCAGTTGTCCACTGGGGTGAAAATCTCGAAACCCGGGTGGCATCTTGTGAGCCTTCTCTCTTCCGAGCGGATAGCGGGCTCTTGTAGTAGCAGTatgtcgacatgggccgCGTAGGCTAGATTCAGTGCCGTTTCGTGTGCGAGTGGTCGTCTGGCCACGTTCGCCTGCATGATCTGCAGGACTTTAGAGGGCCGCATTCTCCTGATGTCCCTCATTAGCTTGGTTGCagtccatctcttctcctctttctcgggATTGTTGATGCGACTGCTGGGTCGCAAATCTCCAtgatctctctccctcggctcgGATGGCCCGTAGCTGTGCCTTGTTCCTCCTCTGGACTACGCCCCTCACCACTTTTGGTCTGATAGGGCAAGTCACGTCAAAGGCGGCATGGGGCCCGTTACACGACGTACACTTAAAGGGGCAGTCACAGCCATCGTAACCCTCAGTGCCGCCGCAAGGTGCCCGGTGTTGTTCGGTCGTGTGGGAAGGAGAGCTGCACTTGAGgcatctcttccttctggTACACGTTCGTTCGTTGTgaaagccgccgcagcggtgGCATTGGGGagacctcttctccttcggaaACTGCAGGTTGACGAAAACGCTGGCCCCCATCAAACGGAGGCGCCTTGGTAGTTGCCTTACGGCTTCCGCCTTGAACCAGGCTGTCACCGTGCCTAGcctttcggcttcgtcttttCTGGAAAAGTATGCTTTTTCGGGCTTGAGTTTCGTCGTGGCCTGGATCTCttcaaggagctcctcggtcgTGATTTCCAGCTCAGTGTTGGTGAGCAGGCAGTGTCTGGTGTAAGGGACGTTTGCGATATAGGCCCGGATCCAGGtgtcgcgctgctcgaccgcctgtgcctggagaagggcagcaatctGTTCTCTGTTCTCTAGCAGGACTTTTGCCCCATCTGCTGACGATGGTAGGAGTGCTAATCCTGTCTTGACATGGTCGATCCCCTTgagggcttctcgggcttggggacTTAGCTTTTCACGAACGAACGCGTAGATGTCGTAGGCTCTCTCGTTGCGGAGCGGGCTTTCAGGTGGCAGACGTGCGAAGATGCGAAGGTCTTTTGAAGCCGCCCGGTTTGCGGCTTGTTTTGCTGGCGTTGGTTCATGCAGTTTTCTGGTAAGCGGCTGgctcgccaccatcgcgtAGGACCGAACTTGGGGCGGCTGGTTCTGGGCTGTGTGTAAGGGATGCCCTTGGAAACTCAGGGCGGATTCGCTGGGTCCTGTGCTAGCAGCATGCATGGACCTTGCTAGACCGCGTTGGTGCCGGTCTGAAcgctgcttctcttcctgaAGCTCTTTCTCCAAGGATTCGATCTTCATCAAACAGTCTTTCAGGAACTGTGCCCTTTCGGCGTCCCGTCGTAggagatcctggacgaggtttgagagcttgttgatctcgtctTTAAGCTCCGCATTGTCTTGGTAGCTGACTTGCTCAACCACTCTGACCTTTGCGGTCGGTTTCCGGACACGTCCAGACCGTCGAGATGTACTGGCGTCCCCGTGAACGGTAATCGATGGCCCTGCGTCTagagagacggccatgatggtgaaATTCAGCTCGCGTGGGCTGATGGTGAGAAATGATAGTGCGGTGGGCCGGAGCCCTCTATGATCTTAACAGCTACTAACAGTGGATACCTTCACTCGGTAGACTGCCGTGACGAAAAGAGGCCCTTTCACGCTTTTCAATCACGTGGCGAGTCACGTGCACATATTCTCAGTTGAAGGCTTCTACAGAAATCCCCTGAGAAGAGTGTTGTACGCTGGTTGATGGGTAGAATTCGACAAAACTCCATAGAGTTTTTTCTATTTCCTATGATTTTTACAATTTTTATCTCTACGATGAACGTTTCTTGGAAATTGAAAAACCCCTCTTCAACACAATAAACGGAATTGACCACTTTCCAATCACACATGACTATCAGCTGTCAGTTCCAGGTGCCTCCTTGAACCTGGGTCAGTATCAGGATTCAGAACAACGCAAAATTTGCTCAGGAGTCATTCATAATGTTCGTTCCTCGCCGGGCTTGATATCG
The DNA window shown above is from Colletotrichum destructivum chromosome 2, complete sequence and carries:
- a CDS encoding Putative rieske [2Fe-2S] iron-sulfur domain, rieske [2Fe-2S] iron-sulfur domain superfamily, which gives rise to MSSFRARSRSEAGWFLAGLSSSFPDLGADEGNLSELRFCDADLKPGCKVFHVPKSDSTQSTEVLMAPDVLNYAELEGDLKEQVLVFRYKGKFHAVDHKCPHSSYPLSHGTPFDIEDFGMVLSAGLTCPKHGWSFDLFSGMADRARYKLGVWEVQLRDIAETGGSKAATANADQEVWVRRKQKIG